In Polyangiaceae bacterium, the genomic window CCCAGCGCGGGAACTTCGCGGTGGCGCCGAGCACGGCCTGCTGGGAGAGCGCGTCCACCTTCACCACGGCGCCGTCGATCTCGTAGGGGAAATCCTTGCGCTTCGCCTCGATGGCGGCGACCGCGCGGTGCAGCTCGTCCACGCTCTTGCACACGCGGTGCTGGCGGTGGGTCGGCAGGCCGAGCTTCGCGACGCGATCGAGCGCCGCGGAGTGGCTCCCGCCCAGATCCTCGACCACCTGCCAGATCAGCGCGCGCAGGCGGCGCTTGGCCACGATCCGCGGATCGACCATGCGCAGGCTGCCGGCGGCGGCGTTGCGCGGGTTGGCGAACAAAGGTTCCCCGTCCCGCGCGCGCTCTTCGTTGATGAGCTCGAGATCCTTGCGGTAGATGACCACCTCACCGCGCAGCGTGAGCGGCCCCGCGAAATCGATGCTCATCGGCAGCGAACGGATGGTGCGCAGGTTCTCGCTGATGTCCTCGCCCACCACGCCGTCGCCGCGAGTCGAGCCGCCGGCGAAACGTCCCTCGCGGTACAAGAGCTCGACGCTCGCGCCGTCGAGCTTGGGCTCCACGCAGAACGCGGGAGTGGCGCCAGCGGGCAGCCCGTCGTGCACGCGCCGCACGAAGTCCTCGAGCTCCTGCTCGTCGTAGGTGTTGTCGAGGGACATCATCGGCACCACGTGCTCGACCGTCCGGAGATCGGTGCGCGGCGCGCCGCCCACGCGGCGAGTGGGCGAGTCCGGGCCCGCCAGCTCGGGGTGCGCGGCCTCCAGCGCCACCAGCTCCGCGTACAAGGCGTCGTACTCGCGGTCGCCGATCTGCGGATCGTCGAGCACATAGTAGCGGTAGTCGTGCGCGCGGATCTCGCGCACCAGCGCGGCGTGACGCTGGCGTGGGGTCACGCGCGGGTCTCCAGCTCGAGGGCCTTGGCCAGGCGCGAGAGCCCCTCGGCGAGCTTCTTGCCGTCGGTGGTCCAGCCCAGGCGAAAGGCGCTGGCCTCACCGAAGAAGGCGCCGGGCGCCGCGATCACGCCGAGCTCGCGGATGGCGCGCTCGATCTTCGGCAAGACATCTTCGCCGCGCGAGTCGCGCACCCAGCCGAAGACGCCGTTTGCCTGCGGGCTCACCCAGGACAGGCTCGAGTGGCGCGCGACGAAGGCGTCCACGAGCTCGCGCTTGCCCGCCTGGAGCAGGCGCGCGCGCTCCAGCAGGCGATCGGCGCGGGTGACCGCGCGCTCGCCCCAGGCCCAGGTCACCGGCGGCGCCAAACCTTGGGTGAAGCGCTCCACGCGCGAGGCGGGCTCGACCAGCGCCTCCGGCAAGAGCAACCAGCCCGCGCGGGTCCAGCCGGCGCCCCAGCATTTGGTGGCGCTCGAGCAGCTGACGATGTTCGGCCCGAGCCGCCGCGCGGTCGTGCGCGGCGCGGCGAGCTCCAGGTAGGCCTCGTCGATCAAGAGCGCGATGTTCCTGGGCTCGAGCGCGCTCGCTAGCGCGGTGAGCTCGGCTTCGCTGGCGACGGCGCCGGTCGGGTTGTGGGGGTTGGTGATGGCGACGACGCGCGTCTCCGGGCGACAGGCCGCGAGCACCGCGTCGGGGTCGAGGGCGAAGCCGGCATCGAAGCGGCGCTCGAAGCGATCGACGCCGATCCCGAGCGCCTCCGCGCCACGCCAGAGCGGCTCGTAGCTCGGATTCTCGACCAAGAGCCGCTCGCCGCGCTCGAGCAGCGTGGCGTGCGCGACGAACAGCGCGCCGCTCGCCCCGAGCGTGGTGACGACCTCCCGGGCCGGGACGCGGTAGCGCGCCGCGACCGCCTCGCGGAACCGCTCGCGGGCCCCCATGTCGGCGACCGGCGCGCCGGCGCCCAGCGACTCCTCGGCGATCGGGGTGACCCCGCTCGAGGCCAGGTCGTAGCTCACCTGCCCGTACCAGCGACCTGCGAAATCCAGGTAGGCAATCGACGGCAGCACGGCCCCGGAGACTAGCCCGGAACCTCGCGCGATTGGGCTCCGTTTGCGCTAAGGTCCCGGCGTCGAATGGCGGACGCGCCGCGTGAAAACCAGACCGACGAGCCGGACTTCGGGCCCGAGGAGCAGCCCGAGGTCAGCATCGCTCTGGCGGAGGTCCCGCGCAGCGAAGGAGACCTCTTCTGGCGCCTGCGCGGCGTGATCAAGACCATCCGCCCCCACCAGTGGGTCAAGAACGTCTTCGTGCTGGCGCCGGTGGTGTTCGCCAAAGAGATCTTCGACCCGCTCTTGCTCTGGCGGGCCGCGGCGGCGTTCTTCGCGTTCTGCCTGCTCGCCGGCGCCGTCTACACCATGAACGACCTGGCGGACGTCGAGGCGGACCGCCAGCACCCCGTGAAGCGCTTCCGTCCCATCGCCTCGGGTCGCGTCCCCATCCCCGCCGCGCGGGCGCTGGCCGTGGCGCTGGTCATCGGCGCGCTCGCCGGCTCGGCGTTCCGCTCCTGGCAGTTCTTCGCGGCCGCCGCGGCCTACTTCGGACTGAACGTCGCCTACTCGTTCAAGCTCAAGCACATCGCCTACCTCGACGTCGGCTGCATCGCCGCGGGCTTCGTGCTGCGCGTGATGGGCGGCGGCTTCGCCACGCAGATCTCGGTGTCGTGGTACCTCCTGGTGTGTACCGCGCTCTTGGCGCTGTTCCTGGGCTTCGGCAAGCGCCGCCACGAGCTGGCGCTGGCTGCCACCGGCGGCAGCGGCAAGACCCGCGCGGCGCTCGAGTCCTACAGCTCGCGGGGGCTCGACGTCGCACTGACTGTCACGGCCCTTCTGACCACCGTGACCTACGTCGCGTACACGCTCGATCCGCACACCCAGGAGTTCTTCAAGACCAAGTGGCTCTGGCCCAGCACGCTGTTCGTGGTGCTCGGCGTCTGGCGCTTCCTGCACCTGGTCCGGAGCCGCCCCCGGGCCGAGAGCCCTACCCAGGAAATGCTGAAAGATGGCCCGTTCGTCGCCATCGTGATGGGCTGGGTCATGCTGGTGGGCTGGGTCGTCTACCACCTCAGGCCGAGCTGACATGGCGGAACCGGAGAAGCCCGCGGAGCAGAAGGCCGGCTTCTTCGCCAAGGCGAGCGACGCCTGGTCGGACCTCGTGCTCACGCTGCCGATCTTCGTCCTCTACCACCTGGGCGTGGTCTTCCTGCCGGTGCGCAACGCGGCCGACGTCGTGACCAGCGAGCTGATCGCGCTGGCCAACAACAACATGGTCGCCTACGCCGGGCTGACCCTGCTCATCGGCGGCGTGTTCGTCGGCGTGCTCCTGGTGCTGGGGCGCGGACACGCCCTCGAGTGGGAGCGCTTCGCCTTCCTGGCGGTGGAGGCCACCCTGTACGCGGTGGCCATGCGCTTCATCGCCGGCTGGGTCGTGGGAAAGCTGACCTTGGCAGGTGCGCCCCTCGGCGGCGGCTTCACCGGCGCGGTGATGAGCGCTGGCGCCGGGTTGTACGAGGAGATCGCCTTCCGGGTGATCCTCTACGGCCTGGGCCTGCGCGTGCTGCTCTTGATGTTCCCGATGGTCGATCCCTTGCGGCCGCGCCTCCTGGGCGTGGCCTGGGCGCTGATCGCCGCCGCGGTGTTCAGCGGCTGGCACTACGTGGGCGCCTACGGCGATCCGTTCGAGCTGCGCTCGTTCGTGTTCCGCTGGACCTGCGGGGTGGTGTTCACCGTCATCTACCGCTTCCGAGGTTTCGCTCCGGCGGTGTGGACGCACACGCTGTACGACGTCTGGGTGCTGGTGCTGTAGCGGCGATCGCCGGTGGCGAAGTGGCGATTCGCCAGCGGCTTCAGCCACGGAACCCGGGCGTTTCCTGCTGGTTCACGTCGCCTGCAAACCCTCCTCGGGCAGCGTCCGCGGATCGAGCACGGTACACTGGCCATGGTGAGCGAAGCGCGAATCATCGAGCTCCACTATCGGCTCGAGCCCGAGCTCGAGACCTGGGTGCTGCCCGAGGTCTCCGTGCCCGAGTCGCGTCCCCACGATCTCACCATCGAGTACCTGCGAGCGCTGCTTGCGGCCTGGGTCGCTCGCAGCGGCAGGCCGGCGATCGTGGCGCGCAACCTGGCCCTGCGCTGGGTCGCGCGGCACCCGCAAGTCGGGATCGACCCGGATCTGTGCCTGATCGAGCCGGCGCCGCCGGACCCCGACCGCCTGTCGAGCCTGTGCCTCTGGAAGCCCGGTCACGTCGCGCCGCGCCTGGCCATCGAGGTGGTGAGCGAGAGCCACCCGTACAAGGACTACGCCGACGTGCACGAGAAGTACGCGGCGTGCGGCGTCCCGGAGCTGTGGGTGCTCGACCCGCTGCGCATCGGACCCAAGCGTTTCGGCGGGCCATTCGAGATCCAGATCTGGCAGGGGGACGCCGGCGCGCGATTCGAGCGGGTGTACCAGGGCGCCGGCCCCGTGCGGTCGGTCGCGCTCCAGGCTTGGCTGCGGAGCGGGGGCGGGAAGGTCTCGATCGCGGACGACGAAGCTGGCGCCCAGCTCTGGGTGACCACGGAGGAGGCCGCGCGTGGGGAGACGAGCGAGCTCAGAGAGCGCGTCCGCGAGCTGGAAGCCGAGCTCGCCGGGCGGCGCTGACTACGCGAGGCGCGTCGCGAGCACGAAGCGCTCCACGTTGCCCTTCGGCCCGGCGACTCTGGAGTCGCACTCGGAGAGCACGTCGAAGCCCGCGGCCTCGATCGCGGCGCGGGCCTCGGCGATGGCGGCGCTCCGCACCTCGGGGTCGCGGATCACGCCGCGCGCGCGGCGGGCGGCGTCGCGGCCGGCCTCGAACTGCGGCTTGACCAGCGCGAGCAGCCGCCCTGCACGCGGCAAGATCGCAGAGATGGCCGGCATCAGCTTCTCGATGCCGATGAACGAAGCGTCCACCACCACGAGCCCGATCGGCTCCGGGAACGAAGCCGCGCTCAGGTGTCGGGCGTTGGTGCGCTCCATCACCACGACGCGCGGGTCAGCGCGGAGTTTCTGCGCGAGCTGACCGTGGCCCACATCGACGGCGTAGACCCTGCTGGCGCCGTGCTGGAGCACGCAGTCGGTGAATCCGCCGGTGGAGGCGCCGATGTCCAGCACGACCTGATCCGCGACGTCCACGGCGAGCTCGGTCAGGGCACCCTCCAGCTTGTCGCCGCCCCGCGACACGAAGCGCGGCGCGCCGCGCACCTGGAGCTCCGCGTCGTCCGCCAGGAGCTCGCCGGCCTTCTCCACCCGCCGCTCTCCTGAAAAGACACGGCCGGCCAGGATCAGTGCCTGCGCCTGCGTGCGCGACGCGGCGAGGGCGCGCTCCACCAGCGCCACGTCTGCGCGGAGCTTCACGGCAACCGAGCTCCCGGGTGCAGCGCGCGAGCCAAGATCGAGAGGCCTTGACCCACGCGGGGCCCAGGCCTGAGCACGCGGTCGTCGGAGACCACGATCAGGTGGCCTTCGCGCACGGCGCGCACCTCGCTCCAGCCCGGAAGCTCCTTGCTGATGTTGATGCCTTCGCGCATGGCGCCGCCCGTCGAGTCGATGATCACGTCGGGATCCAGCGCGAGCACGCGCTCGATGCCCAGGGTCGGGAAGCGGTTCCGCTCGCCGGTGATCACGTTGTCCGCGCCGGACAGGCGCAGCATCTCGTCCGGGAAGCTCCCGGGCCCCGCGACCACCACCGGCCGCAGGCCGAACACGTACAGCGCGCGGGGGCGCGCGCGCCCGGCGAGCGCCTGCTCGATCGCGGCGCGCTCGCGCTCGATGTTCGCCTTCTGCTCGAGCCCTCGGGCCTCGTCGCCGAGCAAGCGCGCGAGACCGACCAGCATGGCGCCGATCTCGATCAGGCTCTGCGTCGGCGGGAAGAACGTGGCGATGCCGCGCGCGTCGAGCCGCTCGGCGAAGTCCCGGAGCCCCGGGCCTTGCACGCCGACCACGAGATCGGGCTTCACCCCCAGGATGGCCTCCAGGCTCGGATCGACGAAGCCGCCCACGGGACGGACCGCCTTCACCTCCGGCGGGAAGTCGCAGTAGCGGGAGCGGCCGACCAGGCGAGGGCCGTGACCCAGCGCAAACACAGCCTCGGTGGTGGCTGGGGAGAGCGAGACGACCCGACCCGCAGGCCCCGAGCGCGCTTTTGCCCGGCTACAGCCGATCAGCGGCAAAACCGAGATAAATGCGCGGCGCCCGAGCCTCACGGGGGCTGTTCTAGCGCCGGGTGGGGAAGATGGGCACCGGCAAGGTCGTAGGAGGAGCCCGAGCGGGGTTTCCCCGCGTTCTCCCCGTGGTCCGGGGTTGTTGACGTCGTCCGTGCCCTCGGGCAAGCATGCGCCCGCCCGAGGCAGGGCACCTTGTAGTTTCCGGGCCGAAGACCGGCCTTCATCGGAGGATCAGTAGATGCGGATCTCGAAGCTCAGTGTTGGAGCGGCGGTGGTAGTAGCGGCGGTCTCGTTCGCGGGAAGCGCTCTGGCTTAGGACGCGGAGGCGAGCGGTGAGGTCGGCATGACGCTCCCGGGCGCCGGTGGCGGACCCAAGGCACAAGGCACCGCGGGCGAATCGGACCACGAGGCCATGATTGGCCACTTCGCGGTCGGGTACATGGGACGGTTCCAGATCCCGCTCGCTGGCGGCGGCCCTCCCGGTCCGCCCCCAATCCAGTACGTCTCCGCTCCCGCCGTGGGCATGCGCTACTGGCTCGATCAGGGCATGGGCATCGACATCGGCCTGGGCCTGCTCTCCACCGGAGGCAGCGACTCGTACAACAACGGCAACCAGACCGTCACCAACGACGAGGCGGGCATCAACGCCGGGCTCCTCCACGCCGGCCTGCCCCTGGCGCTCGCGTCGAGCAAGCACTTCACGTTCCTGCTCGTGCCGGAGGCCAACGTGGGCTTCGCTCAGCGGACGCAGGAGGCCGGTGGGACCAAGCTCGAGCAGAGCGGCCTCGGCATCGATCTGGGCGCGCGCGCCGGTGCGGAGATCCACTTCGGCTTCATGGGCATCCCGCAGCTCTCGCTCCAGGGTGGCATCGGCGTGCTGTTCCGCATGGATTCCGTCAAGTACACCTACACGCAGCCGAACTCCCCCGAGCAGACTGGCGAGACCAAGCACAACGAGTTCACCACCACGGTGAACGGGAATCCTTGGGACATTTTCCAAGGTAACATTGCCGCGCTATACTACTTCTGATTCTTGGGACGCCCTCGGGCGGAAAGGCACGCCATGGCTAGCCGGCAACTGTCTGTGATCTTTTCCTCGGCGCTGATCGCGATCGCTTGCGGCGGTAGCGGTCAGACCACCGGTTCGAGCAGCGGAGCGACCTCGAACGGAGTGCCCGGCAACCCTGGCGCGCCTCCCGGCTCGAACCCCGGCGCGCTTCCGGGTGGTCCGGGCGGTGGCGGCAAGGGCGGCGGCGGCGGTCAGGGTGGCGGCGGCGGTTCGGGCGGCGGCGGCGGCGACTGCTTGAGCGTCTGCCAGGCGCTCGCATCGGAGTGTCAGCAAGATCCGTCCATCTGCGCCCTCGCCTGCGCCGATCCGCCCCCCGGCGCCGTCGAGTGCATGCAGGACGCGACCTGCGAGACCGCTCAGTCGTGCTTCGGCGGCTCCGGCGGCTCCGGCGGCGGCTCCGGTGGAGCGCCGCTTGGCGGCGCTGGCGGGCTCGGCGGTGACGGCGGCTCGCCGCCCATCGGCGGCGCCGGCGGCCTCGGCGGTGGTGGCGGGGACTGCACCTACCCGAACTGCGGCGGCTGTACGGACACGTGTCTCGCGTGTCTGTGCGCGACGCAGAACGACGAGGTTGCCTGCTCGTCGTACTGCGGGGTCTGATGGCGATCGCCAGCGGCGAGCGGCGCTTCGCCACTCGCCCGTGATGACTCGGCGCCCGGAATTCCCGGGCGCCGCAGTCGTTTTGTGGCTGGCCCGGGGTTTGCTGAAGCCGCCGGCGTGAGGCGCGATGCCCTCCTGATCTCGGCCCTGGCTCTGGCGGCGGGGCCGCTCGCGGCGGTGGCGGCCTGGTCGGCCGCGCTCACCTTTGCGCTCGCCATCGGCGTCGCGCTCGGGCGCGTACGCGCCTCGGTCATCGTGATCGCCGTGCTGGCGTTCTCCGGGAGCGCGGTCGGCGCGCGCTTCTCGCTCGACTCGTGGCAGCGCGCGTGGCTCCGCGCTCGCGCAGAGCTGCCCGAGCCCAAGCGCTGCGCCGCCAGCGCGCGCGTGGCGAGCTCACCCACGCGGCTCGGCGGGAGCATGTCGTTTCTGGCGGAGCTCCGCGACATCGACTGCGAGGGCCGCTCCCTCGCGCCGCTGAAGGCGCGCCTGCACGGCGGGCCCGCAGATCTTCGCCGCGGTGATCAGCTGGACATCGTGGCGCAGCTCGCGCCCGTGCAGCTCTTCAGGAACCGCGAGCTGCCGGATCCGACCCCCGGCGCTGCGCGGCGCGAAGCGACCGCGAGCGGCATGCTGCTGTCCGCGGACCCCGTGACACGCGGCGGGTCGTTGTTCGCGTGGGTCGATCGTGCGCGTCAGCGCGCGCGTCTCGCCATCGATCGCTCCTTCGTGCCCGCGGCGGCGCCGCTGGCCCGGGCGCTGGTGCTGGGTGAGAGCGATCTCGACCCTGAAGACGACCGCGCCTTCCGCGCGAGCGGGCTCTCGCACCTCCTGGCGGTGAGCGGCACGCACCTGGTCTTCGCAGTGGCGGCGCTGGTGCGCGCGCTCGGCGCGCTCCTCTGCCGCATCGAGAGCCTGGCTGCGCGGCTGGACTCCGGACGCATCGCGGCCGCCTTGGGCGTGCCCATCGCGCTGGGCTACGCCGACTTCGCCGGCGGGAGCGGCTCGGCCTGGCGCGCCGCCTGGATGCTGGCCGCGGCCTACCTAATCCGGGCCGCGGGACGCCATCCGCGCGCCGAGCGCACGCTGGGGCTGTCGCTCTTCGTCGGCGTGTGCGTCGATCCTCTGCTGCCCTTCGACGTGTCGTTCCTGCTTTCGGCGGGCGCCACGGTGGGGCTCGTGGTGCTGGGCCAGCCGCTGACGCGGCTCACCGAACGCCTCCCCTTCGCACCGCTCCGCTTCGTCCTAGGCTCGTTCGCCACCACGCTCGCCGCGATGCTCCCTTGCGCACCGCTGCTCGCGCTCCTGTCGCCGGAGCAGACTCTCGCTGGCATCCTCGCCAACACGCTGGCGGCCCCCATCGGCGAAGCGGTGGCGTTGCCGCTCTGTCTGCTGCACCCGCTCGTGAGCGGGGTGCCGGGGCTCGATCAGGGGGTCGCGCTGGTCGGCTCCGGCGCGCTGCTCTGGGTGCGCGGCGTCGCGCACCTGGGAGCTTCCGCGCGCTTTCTGACGTTCCCGATCCCTGCGCCCAGCGAGTGGCACTACGCGGTGCTCGCCCTGGCGGTTCTCGGGGCCTGGCTGCGCCCGCCGCGGCTGAGCTGGGCGCTCCTCGGCGCGGTCCTGCTCGGTGCCGTCGAGCTCGCCGCTTGGCGCGCGGGTCACCCGCGGGGCGAGCTTCGGGTCACGCTGCTCGACATCGGACAGGGCGACGCCATCCTGGTCGATCTGCCCGACGGCGCGCTGATGCTGGTGGACGGTGGCGGCTCGGTGGGCAGCCCGGTGGATCCGGGCGCGCGGGTCGTCGCGCCGGTGCTGCGCGCGCGGCGCCGCAGTCGGGTGGACGTCGTCGTGCTCTCGCACCCTCACCCGGATCACTTCGGCGGCCTGGCGGGAGCCCTCGCTCGGGTCGAGGTCGGGGAGCTTTGGGACAGCGGCCAAGGTGAGCGCGAGGGTGCGGGCCCGGAGTACCGCGCGCTGCTCGACGGGCTACGCGCGCGCGGCGTACGAGTACGGCGCCCCGGCGAGCTATGCAGGGGCTCGCGCGCTTTCGTCCGCGTGCTCGCGCCTTGTCCCGATTTCGTGCCGGACCGGGACGCGAACGACAACTCCTTGGTGCTGGCGCTCGGCCTCGGCGAGCGCCGCGCGCTCCTGCTCGGGGACGCCGAGCGCGAGGAGGAAGCGGAGCTCGTGCAGCAGCATGGCAGCGAGCTTCGCGCCGACTTCGTCAAGCTCGGCCACCACGGCAGCCGGACCTCCAGCAGCAGCGACCTGCTCCTCGCGGCGCGCCCGACCTTTGCCGGGATTTCCTGCGGGGTCCGCAACCGATTCGGCCACCCGCACCCGGAGACACTCGCCGCGCTCGGCCGTCGAGGTATCCACACCTTACGCACAGATCTCCACGGGGCGGTGTTCTGGAGGACCGACGGCGACGCCGTTCGCGTCGGAATCAGCGTGACCAGCGATTGACCGCGGAGGCTCGCATCGGTACCCGCTCCTCATGCCCAACGCCTGGTACCGAGAGAAGATCAAGACGCTGTACTCGCCGGAGCAGATCCAGGCGCGGGTGCGCGAGCTGGGCGCGGAGATCACCCGCGACTACCGCGGCAAGCCGCTGGTGCTCCTGTGCGTGCTCAAGGGCAGCTTCATGTTCGCGGCGGATCTGGCGCGCTGCATCGACTTGCCCTTGCGGGTCGAGTTCCTGGGCGTGCAGAGCTACGGCGACGACACCATGTCGAGCGGTGTCGTCCAGATCACCTTGGATCTCGCCCGACCCGTGGACGGCGAGGAGGTGCTCATCGTCGAGGACATCGTCGACACCGGCCTGACCCTCGACTACCTGGTGCACCAGGTGCAGACGCGCGGCCCCGCCAGCGTGAAGGTGTGCGCGCTCCTGCACAAGCCGGCGCGCACCAAGAAGAAGGTCAGCATCGACTACCTGGGCTTCACCATCGACGACGTGTTCGTGGTGGGATACGGCCTGGATTGGGCGCAGAAGTACCGCAACATGCCGGAGATCGGCGTGGTCGTAGCGCCGAACGACGGCTGATCACTTCTTGTCGCGCAAGCGCTCCAGGCGCTCGCGGATCTGCTTCTCGAGTCCCTCGTTCGAGGGCGAGTAGAGACGACGCCCGAGCAGCTCGTCGGGTAGGTAGGTCTCCCCGGGCGCGTAGCTGCCCTCGAAATCGTGCGCGTAGCGGTAGCCCTCGCCGTAGCCCTCGGCGCGCATCAGCCCGGTCACCGCGTTGCGGAGCTTCATTGGCACGGGCAGCGCGCCTTTCTCCGCGATCGAGGCGCGCGTGGCCTCGATCGCGCGCTTGACCGCGTTCGACTTGGGGCAGCTGGCCAGGTACAGGCAGGCGTGAGCCAGCGGGTAGACGCCCTCCGGCAGGCCCACGCGGCGGAAGGCCTCGTCGGCGGCCATCGCCACCTGGAGCGCGCGCGGATCGGCGTTTCCGACGTCCTCGCTGGCGAAGATGATCAGGCGTCGCGACAAGAACAGCGGGTCGTCGCCCGCGTCGAGCATGCGCAGAAACCAGTAGATGGCAGCGTCGGGATCGCTGCCGCGCATCGATTTGATCAGCGCGCTTGAGACGTTGTAGTGCTCCTCGCCGGACTTGTCGTAGAGCAGCGTGCGCTCCTCGGCAGCGCGCTTCACGTCCTCCAGCGAGAGCTCGGCTCGGCCCTCGGGCAAGAGCGCGACGGCGGTCTCGAGCAGACCCAGCGCGCGGCGCGCGTCCCCGCTGCTGTTCGCCGCGATCATGCCCAAGGCGTCCGCGTCGGCGCAGAGCTCGCGTCCGCCCAGCCCGCGCTCGCGATCGGAGAGCGCGCGTCCGAGCAGCGCGATCAGATCGCGCTCGTCCAGCGCGTGCAGGCGCAGCACCTTGCAGCGCGAGAGCACCGCGGCGTTGACGGAGAACGAGGGGTTCTCCGTGGTGGCGCCGATCAGGGTGATGGTGCCGGCCTCGACGTGGGGCAAGAAGGCGTCTTGCTGGCTTTTGTTGAAGCGGTGAATCTCGTCCACGAAGAGCGTGGTGCGCCGGCCCTGGTAGGCGAGGCGCTCCCGAGCTGCCGCGATGATCTCGCGAAGCTCGGCCACGCCGCCGAGCACTGCCGAGAAGGCCACGAACTCCGAGCGGGTCGAGCCGGCGATGACGTGCGCCAGCGTCGTCTTGCCGGAGCCCGGTGGACCCCAGAGCACGAGCGAAGGCACGCGGTCCTGGCGGATGGCGTCGGCGAGCCACTTCCCTGCGTCGATCAGGTGGCGCTGCCCCAGCACTTCGTCGAGCGTCCGCGGGCGCATGCGATCGGCGAGCGGCGCCGTGCCACGGCGCGCGACCGCACCGAGGAGCGTCGGTTGAGCCGGTGCCTCGCGCTTCTTCTGCGCCATCAGGCGCGCTCCCCGAAGATGGCCGTGCCGATCCGCACCCAGGTCGCGCCAGCGCCGATGGCCTGCTCCAGATCGTGGGTCATGCCCATGGAGAGCTCCGGCAGCCGCGCCACGCCGCCGTGCGCGTCCCTGAGCGCGACCAGTCGATCGAAGAAGGGCCTCGCGCCCGCCGGATCGTCCGTGTGCGGCGGCACCGTCATCAGGCCCGACAAGCCGAGCGCCGGCGCCCGCTCGATCGCCGCGATCACCGAGCCGAGCTCCGCCGGGGCGCAGCCGCTCTTCTGCACCTCACCACCCACGTTGACCTCGACCAAGACCGAGAGCCGATCGCGGGCGGCCTCCGCCGCACGCTTGCCGAGCTCTTCGGCCAGGCGCACCGAGTCCACGGTGTGGATGGCGCTCACCAGCTTCACGACCTGCTTGGCCTTGTTGCGCTGCAGGTGCCCGATCATGTGCCAGCGAAGGTCGGGCAAGTCCGTCAGGGCGGCGGCCTTCTCGGCCAGCTCCTGCACGTAGTTCTCGCCGAAGTCCCGCTGTCCCGCCGCGTAGGCCGCGCGGATCGCCGCTTCCGGCTTGGTCTTGCTCACCGCCAAGAGGCGCACCGAGCTCGGATCGCGCCCTGCCGCGCGCGCCGCGCGTTCGATGCGCGCGTGCACCGCCGCCAGGCGCGCGGCGATGTCGTCGCTCAACTGCCCCTCCGCGCCTTGGCGATCACCTCGCGATACACGTCGAGGGTCCGCTCCGCCATGCGCTCCACCCCAAAGCGCCGCGCTCGCGCCGTGCCCCGAGCGCTCAGCCGCTCGCGCTCCGCCGGCTGATCGAACAGCGTGTGGATGCCGTCGGCGATGGCGTCGTCGTCCTCCGGATCCACCTGGATCGCGGCGTCGCCGGCGATCTCCGCCAGGCTCGAGCGGTCGCTGGTGATGACCGGGCAACCGCACGCCATCGCCTCCACCACCGGGTAGCCGAAGCCCTCCGCCCGCGAGGGGAAGAGCTGAGCGACCGCGCCGCGATACAGCGCCGCGAGCTCGCCGTCGGAGACGTAGCCCACGAGCGCGAGCGCCCCGGACACGCCGTGCTCGAGCGCGGCTCGGCGAAGCTCGAGCTGCGCACCCAGGTCGAGGCGCGCCGCCCAGACCATCTTCACGTCCGCGTCGGGCGAGCGCCGCCGCACCTTGGCCAGTGCGGCCAACATGCGCCCGGAGTTCTTGCGGAAGTCTGCTGCGCCCACGCAGAGCACGTAGGGCGACTCGTCCAGGCCGAAGCGCGCGCGCACCGCGCCATCTTCAGCGCCCGGCTCGCTGGACCAGCGCTCCAGATCCACGCCGTTGTGGACCACGCTGATCTTCTTCGGCGAGACGCCGAGCAAGGTCACCAGATCGTTGGCGGTGGTCTCACTGACCGCGATCACGTGGCTGGCGGAGTGGTAGCGCCGGTGATCCATGCGCTCGCGGCTGGCCCGGCTCCCGTCGCGCCAGCCCACGTACTTCTCGGGGAAGCGCAGCGGGATCAGATCGTGACAGGTGGTGACGCGCGGGCAGCCCAGCTCGCCGAGCGGCGTCGCGTTCGGATGCCCGGTGTGCAGGAGGTCCGCCGAGAGCGCGCGCGTCGCCGCACCCATCGCGACGCGCACGCGGTACGCCCAGGACAGGTGCGGCTGTGCGGGTTCGTCACGGGAGGTCAGTCGCTCGACGGCGCCGGCGAGATCCTCGGTGACGATGGC contains:
- a CDS encoding glycosyltransferase family 4 protein, which codes for MTTALLDLTVLATNARTRGIGRYVSDLALGMARASRVTIDLRVMGIERLGWAGGAIVTEDLAGAVERLTSRDEPAQPHLSWAYRVRVAMGAATRALSADLLHTGHPNATPLGELGCPRVTTCHDLIPLRFPEKYVGWRDGSRASRERMDHRRYHSASHVIAVSETTANDLVTLLGVSPKKISVVHNGVDLERWSSEPGAEDGAVRARFGLDESPYVLCVGAADFRKNSGRMLAALAKVRRRSPDADVKMVWAARLDLGAQLELRRAALEHGVSGALALVGYVSDGELAALYRGAVAQLFPSRAEGFGYPVVEAMACGCPVITSDRSSLAEIAGDAAIQVDPEDDDAIADGIHTLFDQPAERERLSARGTARARRFGVERMAERTLDVYREVIAKARRGS